From Actinopolyspora lacussalsi, a single genomic window includes:
- a CDS encoding amino acid transporter (product_source=COG0531; cog=COG0531; pfam=PF13520; transmembrane_helix_parts=Inside_1_25,TMhelix_26_48,Outside_49_60,TMhelix_61_83,Inside_84_103,TMhelix_104_126,Outside_127_145,TMhelix_146_168,Inside_169_174,TMhelix_175_197,Outside_198_211,TMhelix_212_231,Inside_232_251,TMhelix_252_274,Outside_275_288,TMhelix_289_311,Inside_312_353,TMhelix_354_376,Outside_377_379,TMhelix_380_402,Inside_403_422,TMhelix_423_440,Outside_441_443,TMhelix_444_461,Inside_462_472,TMhelix_473_495,Outside_496_509,TMhelix_510_532,Inside_533_558), which translates to MGTPAGSPTRATVQLDHGVRRDVNRISLLFTGVGAIIGSGWLFGALYASQIAGPAAILSWIIGAIMVLFIGFVYAELSVMFPVVGGIIRFPHYSFGSFASYSAGWISWLAAAAVTPIEVLATMQYAYPYAGWLMTPVEGEYLVSGYGWLIAIALMALYSTINALGVGVFARLNNILVWWKLAVIVLVIVVFFAVSFNPGNLTEFGGFTPEGAGTIFTAIPAAGVAFSYLGFRNGVEFAGETDNPQRNVPFALIGSVVITAIIYVLLQIAFVTGLPQGLLDDGWGELTFAESAGPLAGLALVLGVVWMAWLLRVDAIVSPADTGLIYAGVTTRLSYANARNDNAPQALTRLNRRGVPWISVLLMFVVGCFFFLPFPAWSKFIGFITSAFAVSFAPGCLVVGAMRRQLPDQDRPFRLPGGDTIPLLAFFSSNLLVFWSTWSINEKMLIGLLVGYVVFVIYHVTTKHDTPPIDFKAGSWFPVWLAGMLALSYFGEVTPNQPADAGLVLQGGDGPIGVGLGALIIVVWSVLIYYYAMAVRLPSRRVASYVEKTPTDAPNTAG; encoded by the coding sequence ATGGGCACACCGGCTGGTTCACCGACCCGTGCCACAGTGCAGCTCGATCACGGGGTACGCAGGGATGTGAACCGGATCAGCCTGCTGTTCACCGGGGTCGGCGCGATCATCGGTTCCGGGTGGCTGTTCGGCGCCCTCTACGCTTCCCAGATCGCCGGTCCGGCAGCGATCCTGTCTTGGATCATCGGCGCGATCATGGTGCTGTTCATCGGCTTCGTCTACGCCGAGCTGTCGGTGATGTTCCCGGTCGTCGGCGGGATCATCCGCTTCCCGCACTACTCCTTCGGCTCCTTCGCGAGTTACAGCGCGGGCTGGATCAGCTGGCTGGCCGCCGCCGCGGTGACCCCCATCGAGGTGCTGGCCACCATGCAGTACGCCTACCCGTACGCGGGCTGGTTGATGACTCCGGTGGAGGGAGAGTACCTGGTCAGCGGCTACGGCTGGCTGATCGCGATCGCGCTGATGGCGCTGTACAGCACGATCAACGCGTTGGGGGTCGGTGTGTTCGCCCGACTGAACAACATACTGGTGTGGTGGAAGCTCGCGGTGATCGTGCTGGTCATCGTGGTTTTCTTCGCCGTGTCGTTCAATCCCGGCAACCTCACCGAATTCGGCGGGTTCACCCCGGAGGGTGCCGGGACCATCTTCACCGCCATCCCGGCGGCCGGGGTTGCGTTCTCCTACCTGGGGTTCCGCAACGGTGTCGAGTTCGCGGGCGAGACCGACAACCCGCAGCGCAACGTGCCGTTCGCCCTGATCGGCTCGGTGGTGATCACCGCGATCATCTACGTGCTGCTGCAGATCGCCTTCGTCACCGGACTGCCCCAGGGACTTCTCGACGATGGATGGGGCGAGCTGACCTTCGCCGAGAGCGCGGGACCGCTCGCCGGACTGGCGTTGGTGCTCGGCGTGGTCTGGATGGCCTGGCTGCTGCGAGTGGACGCGATCGTCTCCCCGGCCGACACCGGGCTGATCTACGCGGGTGTGACCACCAGGCTCTCCTACGCCAACGCCCGCAACGACAACGCACCACAAGCACTCACCAGGCTGAACCGACGGGGCGTCCCCTGGATCTCGGTGCTGCTGATGTTCGTGGTCGGGTGCTTCTTCTTCCTGCCCTTCCCCGCGTGGTCGAAGTTCATCGGCTTCATCACCTCGGCCTTCGCCGTCTCCTTCGCGCCGGGTTGCCTGGTGGTCGGCGCCATGCGCCGCCAGCTGCCCGACCAGGACCGCCCCTTCCGGCTCCCCGGCGGGGACACGATTCCGCTGCTGGCGTTCTTCTCGTCCAATCTGCTGGTGTTCTGGTCCACCTGGTCGATCAACGAGAAGATGCTCATCGGGTTGCTGGTCGGCTATGTGGTGTTCGTGATCTACCACGTCACCACCAAGCACGACACGCCGCCGATCGACTTCAAGGCCGGCTCCTGGTTCCCCGTATGGCTGGCCGGCATGCTGGCACTGAGCTACTTCGGGGAGGTGACCCCGAACCAGCCCGCCGATGCGGGGCTGGTGTTGCAGGGCGGTGACGGCCCGATAGGGGTGGGGCTCGGTGCGTTGATCATCGTGGTGTGGAGCGTGCTGATCTACTACTACGCCATGGCGGTGCGCCTGCCCTCCCGGCGGGTGGCTTCCTACGTCGAGAAAACTCCCACCGACGCCCCCAACACGGCGGGCTGA
- a CDS encoding amino acid transporter (product_source=COG0531; cog=COG0531; pfam=PF13520; transmembrane_helix_parts=Inside_1_25,TMhelix_26_48,Outside_49_62,TMhelix_63_85,Inside_86_104,TMhelix_105_127,Outside_128_141,TMhelix_142_164,Inside_165_170,TMhelix_171_193,Outside_194_207,TMhelix_208_230,Inside_231_249,TMhelix_250_272,Outside_273_291,TMhelix_292_311,Inside_312_353,TMhelix_354_376,Outside_377_379,TMhelix_380_402,Inside_403_414,TMhelix_415_434,Outside_435_443,TMhelix_444_461,Inside_462_472,TMhelix_473_490,Outside_491_509,TMhelix_510_532,Inside_533_557) produces the protein MATPTAPPTQAKVQLDHGVRRDVNRISLLFTGVGAIIGSGWLFGALYASQIAGPAAILSWIIGAIMIMLIGFVYAELSVMFPVVGGIIRFPHYSFGSFASFSSGWISWLAAAAVTPIEVLATMQYAYPYASWLMVESDGEYLVNGAGWFVAIGLMALYSAINVLGVRLFAYLNNILVWWKLAVIVLVIVVLFAAEFNPGNLTNFGGFMPSGAGAIFTAIPAAGIAFSYLGFRNGVEFAGETDNPQRNVPFALIGSVVITAIIYVLLQISFITGLPERLLGSGWENLEFAENAGPLAGLALTLGVAWMAFLLRVDAVISPADTGLIYAGVTTRLSYANARNDNAPQVLTKLNRQGVPWVSILLMFVVGCFFFLPFPAWSKFIGFISSAFAVSFAPGCLVVGALRRQLPDQDRPFRLPGGDLIPVLAFIASGLLVFWSGWSINEKMLIGLLVGYVVFVIYHVTTKHDTPPVDFKAGSWFPIWLAGLMVFSYFGEMDANAEAAASLLNGGDGFLGIGTGSLVVAVWSVAMYFYAIAVRLPARRAAAYIEKTPTDAPTTAG, from the coding sequence ATGGCGACACCAACTGCGCCACCGACGCAGGCCAAGGTGCAGCTCGATCACGGGGTACGCAGGGATGTGAACCGGATCAGCCTGCTGTTCACCGGGGTCGGCGCGATCATCGGTTCCGGGTGGCTGTTCGGCGCCCTCTACGCTTCACAGATCGCCGGTCCGGCAGCGATCCTGTCCTGGATCATCGGCGCGATCATGATCATGCTGATCGGGTTCGTCTACGCCGAGCTGTCGGTGATGTTCCCGGTCGTCGGCGGGATCATCCGCTTCCCGCACTACTCCTTCGGCTCCTTCGCCAGCTTCAGTTCCGGTTGGATCAGCTGGCTGGCCGCCGCCGCGGTCACCCCCATCGAGGTGCTGGCCACCATGCAGTACGCGTATCCCTACGCGAGCTGGCTCATGGTCGAGTCCGACGGCGAGTACCTGGTCAACGGAGCGGGATGGTTCGTGGCCATCGGGCTCATGGCGCTGTACAGCGCCATCAACGTGCTCGGTGTCCGGCTGTTCGCCTACCTGAACAACATACTGGTGTGGTGGAAACTCGCGGTGATCGTGCTGGTCATCGTCGTGCTGTTCGCCGCCGAGTTCAACCCGGGCAACCTCACCAACTTCGGCGGCTTCATGCCCAGCGGGGCGGGGGCCATCTTCACCGCCATCCCGGCGGCGGGTATCGCCTTCTCCTACCTGGGCTTCCGCAACGGTGTCGAGTTCGCGGGCGAGACCGACAACCCGCAGCGCAACGTGCCGTTCGCCCTGATCGGCTCGGTAGTGATCACCGCGATCATCTACGTGCTGCTGCAGATCTCCTTCATCACGGGGCTGCCGGAACGACTGTTGGGCAGCGGCTGGGAGAACCTCGAGTTCGCCGAGAACGCCGGTCCGCTGGCCGGGCTGGCGCTGACGCTGGGCGTGGCGTGGATGGCGTTCCTGCTGCGCGTCGACGCCGTGATCTCCCCGGCCGACACCGGGCTGATCTACGCGGGTGTGACCACCAGGCTCTCCTACGCCAACGCCCGCAACGACAACGCACCGCAGGTGCTGACCAAGCTCAACCGGCAGGGCGTGCCGTGGGTGTCCATCCTGCTGATGTTCGTGGTCGGGTGCTTCTTCTTCCTGCCCTTCCCCGCGTGGTCGAAGTTCATCGGCTTCATCAGCTCCGCCTTCGCCGTCTCCTTCGCGCCGGGTTGCCTGGTGGTGGGTGCGCTGCGCAGGCAGCTGCCCGACCAGGACCGCCCCTTCCGGCTCCCCGGCGGAGACCTGATCCCGGTGCTGGCGTTCATCGCCTCCGGCCTGCTGGTGTTCTGGTCGGGTTGGTCGATCAACGAGAAGATGCTCATCGGCCTGCTGGTCGGCTATGTGGTGTTCGTGATCTACCACGTCACCACCAAGCACGACACGCCGCCGGTCGACTTCAAGGCCGGCTCCTGGTTCCCGATCTGGCTCGCCGGACTGATGGTCTTCAGCTACTTCGGTGAGATGGACGCCAACGCCGAGGCGGCAGCCAGTCTGCTCAACGGTGGCGACGGGTTCCTCGGCATCGGCACGGGCTCGCTCGTGGTCGCAGTGTGGAGCGTGGCGATGTACTTCTACGCGATAGCGGTACGACTGCCCGCGCGGCGCGCCGCAGCCTACATCGAGAAGACGCCGACCGACGCGCCCACGACAGCGGGCTGA
- a CDS encoding YegS/Rv2252/BmrU family lipid kinase (product_source=TIGR00147; cath_funfam=3.40.50.10330; cog=COG1597; pfam=PF00781; superfamily=111331; tigrfam=TIGR00147), with the protein MSTSGGLNRVAVVVNTLSRTGSIAYTQAVRSLTELGVPLGITYPLRDPARLVETVRAAIDDEHDFVIIGGGDGTISSVVDVLAHTGVPMGLLPLGTANDFARTLEIPTEIEKACETIARGKIVDIDLGLCGNNYYANRASVGIGSNVATTMSPKLKKLVGSLAYPVASARGFMRHRPFPARLTFPDGDHPTKEFNSLLQVSVANGRYFGGGQLAVFDSGIDDSTLDVTVIKHGNIRELATVARNFKSTKLLETDQAEHIRTRRMRLETTPNMPINIDGELVAGTPRDFSVARNALHVVVPQDWVDGG; encoded by the coding sequence GTGTCCACCAGCGGCGGATTGAACCGGGTTGCGGTCGTGGTCAACACGCTGTCCCGGACCGGAAGCATCGCTTACACGCAGGCCGTGCGGAGCCTGACGGAACTGGGAGTCCCGTTGGGTATCACCTATCCGCTCCGGGACCCGGCGCGGCTGGTGGAGACGGTACGGGCCGCCATCGACGACGAGCACGACTTCGTGATCATCGGTGGTGGTGACGGCACGATCAGCTCGGTGGTCGACGTGCTCGCCCACACAGGTGTTCCGATGGGACTGCTACCGCTGGGCACGGCGAACGATTTCGCCCGCACCCTGGAGATCCCGACCGAGATCGAGAAGGCGTGCGAGACCATCGCACGAGGCAAGATCGTCGACATCGACCTCGGACTGTGCGGCAACAACTACTACGCGAACCGGGCCTCGGTCGGCATCGGCTCGAACGTCGCCACCACCATGTCCCCCAAGCTGAAGAAGCTCGTGGGTTCACTGGCCTATCCGGTGGCATCGGCTCGGGGTTTCATGCGACACCGGCCGTTCCCCGCACGGCTCACCTTTCCGGACGGGGATCACCCGACGAAGGAGTTCAACAGCCTGCTGCAGGTCTCCGTGGCCAACGGTCGCTACTTCGGCGGGGGCCAGCTCGCCGTGTTCGACTCCGGCATCGATGACAGTACGCTGGACGTGACGGTGATCAAACACGGCAACATCCGCGAGCTGGCCACTGTGGCACGGAACTTCAAGAGCACGAAGCTGCTGGAAACCGATCAGGCGGAGCACATCCGCACCAGGCGAATGCGGCTGGAGACGACTCCGAACATGCCGATCAACATCGACGGTGAACTCGTCGCGGGAACGCCGAGGGACTTCTCGGTGGCTCGGAACGCACTGCACGTGGTCGTGCCGCAGGACTGGGTGGACGGTGGGTGA